A stretch of DNA from Tigriopus californicus strain San Diego chromosome 8, Tcal_SD_v2.1, whole genome shotgun sequence:
ATCGTGTCTCGATTAACGCACTGACCCCCGTTGTGACACGGGTTGTCTAGACACTCGTTGCGATCCACACAACTCTTCCCATCGGGCGTGACACGCTGACCTCGGGGACACCTGTTGTTAGTAATAGAACAAGTTAAGTTAAGGAATCCAAACCGAAAGCAGGCAGAGAGAGTGAAAGTTAGTGGATTATGCACAATACAGAACGTCTGTCAGAATGAACGAACGGACTTCCTAACTTGTCAAATTTTGGATggctcaagaatttcgtaatATGTTGACTAACGCCTCGCAAAACCTCTATTTTCTCGTCTTTTTCCCGGGTCGTACATTCGACGTTTCATCTTCACTATTTCAAAGAGGATTGCCAAAAGAACTCTTCCCTTTTTGGCTTAAACTACCAAAAATGGCCCACATTGATAATGGAAATCACTGTAACATGCAGGCATGACGAATATTACTTAGCCAGAATGTTATTTTCGGCAGTTTGATCAAAAGCAGGGAATGTTTTTACATGGGAGACATTAAGGCATTACGAAATTCTTGTCCAAGccggagtttgacaagtcaataggCTGAGGATTGACATTTTCCACTTGGGTGTTCAAGGTCACATAAAGTAACACATTGTTTTTAGAACTATTGCTTATCAGGTCAAAACTCCTGGCCTGTCTTGGACCTATGTGTTTATAACTCTGTGCAGTAATGAACATGAACTAAGTGgggtatttcatttgatgTAATATTTGTAGAAAGATTATTTGTTTGGTGGACTTTTCCGAACTGACTCTTGGTGAGTGCATCACTTTTAACTCGGATATTTCATCCAGCTATAACTTTGCGTAGTGACAACCATCTCAGGTTGATCGGAACAGAAAATCCTCATATCCTCAGCCTTATGTTAGTTCAAAGCTTTATACAATACTTGCTTGCTATTTGTTAGTGAAAGGGGTTTACTTACGAGCACTCATACTCCATCCAAAGGTCCACACACACAAACGGATTGGGACAGATCACATTGGCACAAGGATTGTTGGAGGGACAATTACGTTGGAGGTTTCGCGCCATCGTGGCTTGGCCCCATTGGGTTCCATTGAGCGCCGGAGGCAACGGTAAATGCTTGCCCTCCAAACGAATATCGTCCATACAACCTTTGGAGTAATCCGAATACACCTCGAAGGTGCGCACACCCGTATACTCGGCCTTGCCACCCGCATACACGCCTTCCTGCTTGTCCACAGTCATCATCTGATGTCCGTCGAACGTGAAGGAATCGTTGTACCGGCGACCTTCGCCGCCATCCACCGTCAAAATAGCGGCCGAACCGTAACGCGCCACTTTCGCCGTGTGCCACTGACCATCGTCCACATAGATAGCTGACAACCAAATCTCCTTCTCCTCAGTCCGCAGCGAGTTCAAGTTGTAACGGAACCGCAGTTTGCTCTCCTGGATCTCTAGGATGCCATATTCGCGGTTATGTTGATCAGACACGCGGAAGAGCTCCCCGTGTTCTTCGCGGGTGCGGAATCTCAACTGAATCTCGGTGGTGAATCGATCGGGTTCGAAGCTCAGGGCGTACTTGACGTAACTTTGCGGGTCGAAGGTGCTGGGCATGGTCTCGTGAGAGCAATCTTGACCGGTCCAACCGGCGTTACACTCGCAAGTGGGCTGACGAAGCGATCCCACACAACGACCGTGCTCGCCACATCGAGGGCCGGGGAAGTTGGCATTACACGCCTCCTCTACGGGTAAGCATCCGGGTTTGGAGTAGCGGAACAATCCGGGATCGGCGAGATCGTAGAGTTTCGAGTTGTGGATAATGTTGCGGATGCATCCATCAAACGGTTTTCCCAAGGGAGTGTGACTCCATTTATATTTCATGGGGTCAAACTGTTCGGCTGCCATGCCTCCAATTTGAAGGGGTGTGTTGACATTCAAATACTCGTTGAAGGGCGGGATGTGGCCCTTGACTTGGCAAGAGGAGTCGTCAAACTCCGTGGGAGTCCCATCCTCATGCTCCATGACCACGGCCGATCGACAGAAATCGACCACCATCCTCACCTCTTCTTTGCTCCAAAACACGTCCAATCGATGCCACTGTCCATCTTCGAGTCCGTTCCCGTTCTTGGTTGCGATCCGTAACTCCAATGTGCCCGACCCGAAATCAATCAGAAGCCTCGGTTGACCCTCCACCAGCTCAATCGAGATAAAGTCCGAAATGAGCATCTCGTCACTTTCCGGCGGAACAATGGGACCGTTGTACAACAAGACACCGTTTGGTTTTCGGGTCAAGAACTCCACGGACAAATGGGAATCCTCGCACAATTCCAAAGGCGGGTACCAGGCCCATCCTTTGCCCCAAAAGGTTCGGGTAGTCTGCTGACATCGAGGTCCTTCGTAACCTCGTGGACACTGACATCGGATTCCCCATCGACCCTCCAAACATCGACCTCCGTTGTAACAGACGTGCGTGAGACACGATTCTGGCTTGTCAAAGGTTCGAGCTCCACAGATGCACTCCGGGATCACCTCCACGTGTACCCCAACCAAAGAGGTCTTGTTGGCATTGACCGTATACGGAATTGGATTGATATCCAGGACATTGGTACAACTTCCATCACAATTCTCGTTCTCGTACAGGCATTCATCGATCCCAACCATGGTGATATTGATTCCCAATTCTCGCTCGAAAGTCTCGcggtgtctcaacaagatcccATTCAATTTGACCGGTTTGTAGTAGGGCGAATTGTGAACTGAAAACCGAACATCCGTGGTCTTGGGCCGAGTGCCATGAAGCATCACACTGAATACGTCGATGTTCTCCAGTGGAACTTTATCCGGAAGAACATCGGCGAACTTCTCCTTGAACAATTGCATCTTGCTCTTGACCACCGTTTCGTTTGTGTAGCTCCAGATTCGAACGAAATCTTCGGCAGTGACACCCACCATGCGGAAGGAGCCTGAATTGACGATGGCCTCGTGAGAGATCTGCTTCACTATCACCGTCACATTGGCGGGGACATCGGTTTGGGTGTGCTTGCGGTCGTATACACGGAATTGGAGGAAATAGCGTCCTTCAGGAGTGCCAGATTTCATGGTGATCCCACCGTTCTCTTTGTGGAGTGAGAAGTACGGATACTGGGGTTGATCATGGTACCAACTGAAGGTCTTATCTGGGAGATCCCAATCATCACGGTCGTAGACATACACTCGGCCAATTTCACTAGCCGGGGCCTCACCCTAAAAAAAGGTGAGCAATTTGGACCATGATATCTTTGATGCGATTACCcctctgtctgtctgtctgtctgcaATTAGTACTCACCATGTAATTGTATACCATGATCTCTTTGGACCCTGGTTGCATCTTATTATCATTGGAATCCCCAATCACCACTGTGAGTGTGGATGTACCGGACATTGAGGGACTCCCGCTGTCTTTGATCACAATCGGGACGAGAAACTCCTTTTGCTGTTCTCGATCGAATGACCTCAACGAGGACACCACGGCCATGCCATCTCCATTGGCACCCTCTGAAGAAATGAATTAATAAATGAATTGATATGATGAGGATTCGTTTAAATCATCATTCATCTGTCGTAATCTTACTGGGATCATGCTCAACTTTGAAGGAGGCTCGGATACTGTCTAAAGCATTGGGATCCATTCGAAATGTGAAGGAGGGCCCATTGCCTTTTGAGCGATCGTCATCATCTGTGGCCAGGATCTCGACCACTTTCCGAGGCGGACTATGCTCGGGTAGTCTGTAGatgttgaaaaatataaaGGCGTGATGTTCATCCAAGCGACAATAACTGTGGCTAGTTCGGACGATTGGTTACTTACACTGGGCGATAGTTTTTCAGAAATCGGGGAGCGTTATCGTTGATATCTTCCACAATGACCGTGAGCGTGGCTGTAGCCGTTTTGGGCGGATCTCCGTCGTCAATAGCCAGAATCTTGATCTGATGAGAGGGCAAGGTCTCGCGGTCTAATTCTCTTTGAATGGCCACTGTTCCATCGGTTGAGATCGAGAATTGTCGACGTCGATCCGAGCTCCGGTCAATCTGGTATCGGACCTGGCTATGGCCTCCTTGATCCGGATCAGAGGCTCGGAATCGCTCTAAGGTCTTGCCAACCTTTGAGTTCTCCCGCACAAAGGTCTCGATGTTGGATTTCTCAAAGATGGGCTTGTTATCGTTGATATCGCGGAGTTTGACCACCACCCATGAGTAGGCCACGTGGTActtgtcgttgtcgttgtccTCACCCTTGTCGTTGACCTGGATCCTGAAGCGGAAACCTTGCCGTTGGAGTTGATCCTCATAGTCCAAGGGTTGGACCACTTTCAACGATCCCGTTCCATCGTTGTTCCGCACCATAGTAAACTTGTCGGCTCCGAATCCGCTAGATTCGATCACTTTGTAATGGAATTTGTTGCTCTCGTCCTCATCGTGAACGGTGACCGTGAGTATGGGTGCATCGGGCAGAACATTGCCTTCGGTTTCGTCCACCTCGGTGACCCATTCGTCTTTGGTGAAGCTGGGCGGCATGTCGTTGATGTCCTTGACACGTATGGAAGCTGTCCCCGTGCCTTTCAGCCCCCCTCCATCCATGGCTACCACTTGAATCGAATAATCCGGagtcttttctcgatctagaCAGCACACGGCGGTTTTGATCACGCCGGTTTCCTCTTCGATCTCAAAGATGGGCGTGCCTGTATTCTCATCGATAACGTTCTTCTCGATGGAGTATTTCAATTTGGCATTGGTGCCCTCTTCAATGTCATCGTAATCCACGGCGGTCATGGTCATGACCATCATCCCTGCGGTCCCATTCTCCGTGACATTGCCATAATATACGCCTTGTGGGAACAAGGGGGCGTTGTCGTTGATGTCCTTCAGGTTAACCTGAACATCTGCGTAGCCCACCAATCCATTGCCTCCATCGTCTTGAGCAAACACAGTGAATCTCCATTGAGGACGGCCATTGGGCTCATCCCGATCCAAAGGCTGTGAGAAAAGGTTTTGGGTTTGAACACGCATCACACAAATCATGAACAGAGCTTACCTTGAGAACAAAGATTTCCCCTGAGGTTCGATTGATGTCGAATTTGGAGAGATCTGGCTGATCTGCATCGATGCCTTGTCCCGTGAGAAAGTAAACAATGTTGTGTTCGCGGTCTTTTTCGCCGTCACTCGCCGTTACCTATGATGAAAGTGCATTTTAGACACAAGATACGACTCATTGGGCCAACACAAATTCAAAcacaataaaacaaaagtaagAGGTAACTACTTTTTAATGGCACACGTCACGTTACCTTTAGAAGAGGCTGCTTGATCATAGTTTGCTCTTCGAAAACAGTGACTTCGTACCGATTCCGGTCAAACGAAGGAGGCAAATCGTTCAAATCGCGCACATAAATTGACAACTCAGCTTCGGTCTCGTGCAAACTGTCCGAGGCAACGATGGTTAAATTGAACTAaataaagaacaaaacaaCACGGAAACAAATCAAAACGAAGGACAAActcaaaacaagaaaagctTAATCTATAAGGAATATGGGATTGGGTCTTTTTTCCCATCCCCCAAAAAACTGAAACCACAAGAGATCATCAGAACGCTCTAGTTCAACGACAAAACGACATAGACTCTTtttaaaaagggaaaaagcaATATAGATAAAAAAGGGGATACTAGGAGATAAATACGACCTAAGAATCAACGAACAAAACCGTGCAAGATCACAGACAAACTcgctcatttcaatttcactaCAAAGCACCTGAAGGACTCTTTTGGGAAGGTTTCTATCATCTTCCTCCGTGATCTGAGTTTCATAGGTGGGCCGATCAAACACGGGTGGATTATCATTGACATCGTTCACATGGATCACGATGGTCGTGtaattctcattcaaattgtCCGATGCCACCAGACGAAGTTCATACTGGatcaaaggtcattgttaTATTCAAGCACGTCAGGGCATGAATTCATATTGAAACTGGGTTAGCAAGACTTGCTCGAAACACCGAAATCAACTTACGCGCTTCCGGGTTTCATAATCGAGGGGTCCAGCCACGTAAATGGCTCCAGTCATGTTCTTGACGGCGAAAGCACCGCCGAAATTCCCTCGAGTAATCTCATAACGAATCTTAGAAGCTGCAAGGGTTCAATGATAAACATGAATTGACGACTCAACTCAACACATTGATGCTCCTTCTTACATTCATCCTTGTCGTTGGCCGTAACCGTAAGAACCGTGTGCTGAATATCCTCGTTCTCGTCTACTTCAGCTTCGTACAAAGACTTGTCGAAGTAAGGAGGGTTATCGTTCTTATCCGAGATCCCAATCCGCATAAACTTGGTGACTGCAGAGAACAATTAGACATAATGAAAAACTGCCTGATCACAATGGGTGATAATTGGGCTTTTGTTTGGGCGATTTGGGGTGCATTAAGTTGATTGGGCCAGATCAGACTAATCGCGTCTGCGTCTATTAAATCTAAAATTATCAATTTACCCGAGTTAGGCTGTCCGGCGGCATTTGGTCGGGCTGATGGAGCGCCGTCTCGAGCCTCGATTTCCAGAGCATATGCTCCTTGTCTTTCGCGATCGAAAACAGCTTTGGTGCTGATCTCGCCGGTTTGGCTGTTGATCTTAAAGTAATTCTGGCCCTCGGATTTCTCAGAGATATAGTAGTACACctgaaaaatcatcaaatgcATGAAGGATCGACATCGTCAAAGCCAAGGTGTTGGGAGTCCATTACCTGATTATTGGGGAAGGTTCCGTCTCTGTCGATGGCATTCACCGTGGTGACAATGGTTCCAATGGGCTCGCCCTCGAGAACCCGCTCTTGCTCTCTTTCGCGGAACAACGGGATCTCATCGTTTACATCCTCCAGGATGATGACAATCGTGGCCTCGCTAGCCAATTGTTGGGCACCATTATTCTGTAATCCATGAGTCACATGAGGCTGGTTTTGTACTATGCACATTGTACACTCGTTCTCCTAAAGCTCACCTCGACACGGATGGTGAGGTTGTATTCCTTGATCCGTTCGTAATCCAGAGGTTGATTGACTTTGACATCGGCATACGTCCATCCATTCTCTTGTCGGTGTTGGAGATAGAAGGTGTCGTACTTATTGGTCTGGTCCGTGGAGCCTCGAATGAGCTGATAGAACACCGTGGGATTATCCTCAATTCCGGAGCTAAATGAGAGTGGGGAAGGAGGTGGGGATGtgaaaacaagccaattgACGGCTAGACACACGTACTGAGAAAAGACTGCTTTCTAGGCATGACTTTcacgaaagagaaagagagagaaaagaaatatGCAGTGCAACAAGTCTCGGTccattcaaagttgaaaatggGTGGTACATTGATAAAGTAAAATAAGAAGGATCGTTTTAAAAACATGAATGAGCCGAGTAAAAGTATTCGAAACGACTGAGGAAAACCTCGCAAACTCGACTAGAAGATGGTGGAGccatgtaaaagaaaaatcctACGGCAACGATTCCGGGATGACCTCTTTTTGGTGCATTGGCACACACCAAAAAAAAGCCTCGGAGGCACATGTTTGCTACAATTTacttgcttttcttttcaaaaaccacGAAGAGGTATCTTCAGATGTGCATCTGGGTAATGGCTCTTCGTGGTTGAATTCATGCAATGTGGCTCAAATACCCAGGAAGACGTGTCCCTTTTTAAAAGAGCTTGAAAAAAGGATGGCTCAAGAAGGGTTACTGCTTTATGGAAACGTTATTACGAGGAACGTGTTGAGAGGGTTTTTTGCTGAAACAGACGGGTGTATGTTTTTTGGACTTACACTGATTGTGCCTTGTATTTTCCGAAATGCAAATCAGTATCGGATTTTCTCTTCCAAACTTTACTAGCCATAAAGATATGAAAACTTCGATTGTGATTAATATCCCTCGCAAGACATTGAAAAGCGGGTCACACCTTCTAGGACCTAAAAAATCCACTCTTACAGAATTTAGTGAAAGGGACATCAGTTTTCCATGGGGGACTCTAGCACTGTACTGTACGCGTATATCAACCGTTCATTTCATATCCCAAAAGGTACATCCAAACGACGCGGAAAAAGAAGTTACTACCAAGTTTTACAGATATTACCATTACTAACACCATTGGAGAGCTCTCTAATAACATTGATAGCCACGGTTACATAGTACTGTAAGACGACATAAATGAAGGTGGGAGCAAAGGTCTGGCTTGGAACATCACtcttcaaaaacatccttGTGCGATTCTCATGAAAGacactcaaaaaataaaaccagaGGTATAGGGGAACGGGACGGGGATCAGGACACACGATGATGCCTTGCTTTAAAAAAGTCGGCCATTTCTACTTGATGGCACACCTGGGACATGGAAGTTAAGCACCATGGGATTGAGATTTACGAGAGTTGGACATAATCTTTATGACGTCTGTTATATGCCAGGCATCATCAAAATGAGCTTGCCTCATGCTCAAAAAAGACTTTGGTCACCAAATCTAAAGGAGCCTCTTTGATGAGCCCTTGGGAACAAGGAACAAGGTAGATGGAACAGGACGAGGACGACAGGAAGGAGATATCAAGAGAGTACTAGAGAAAGGCAGATGGATGCACGATCACATTGCTACACACAAGTCAATCCACTCAGGAGCGATATCATCGTACTGGTAAAAGCTCCTTGACGGGGAtggtggtgttttttttttttggtttcttttttttttcgtgaaCACAGACCTGGCTTTGACTGCGGTAACGTTCTCTCCTACAGCCGTATTCTCTTTGACATAGATGGGTCCATAGACCGTCTGATCCCAGACGGGTGGTTTGTTGGACCGATCCACCACATCGATCTGGACCTCCACTGTTCGAGAGAGCGGCGAGGATCCCAGGTCCTCGGCAATGGCCTCGAGCTTATAGGTGTCTCTCTGGGGGATCGAGATGTTCACGATATAACGGGTGACCTTGAGAGTGCTTTCTTTTACCCTGACTGATTTATCTAGGTAGCCTAATAGTGGTGAGCCCTTAAAGCTAACTAATAGTTTGTATATCAATCGTATGTGAGTATAATTAGAAGAGTGGCGTTTCTAAGGACTAAATGAGACCGTcgagagagcaagagagagcgagagggAGAAAGATTCATCATTAGTTAGTAAGTGAGGGTGGGTTTATGTAGATAGAtgagatagaaaaaaaatggtcatgatGGTGATGCCCCCTATGAGCCAGGGGGAGTAGGACAAACCTTGCTCGGACAGAGATCACGACCTCTCCTTGAGGGGCGTTCTCCTTGACATAGACGGGTCCGTAGATTTGCTGATCCCAGATGGGAGGCTTATTATTTCGATCAACCACAACAAGTTCAACATCGACAACCGCCTCCAATTGGACAGGCGTGCCGTTGTCTGTTGCAGTCACGCGGACTTTTAGCTCTGGTTTCTAGATAGAACAATGAACAAACACCGtcagtcaatcaatcaatcatcgTAAGAAGAACCCAGCAGGAGTGAGAGAGCGACAAAGAACGAGCCAATCGACTTTCCGTCGAGAGTCTCTCTTTCATTTAAAAACCCTTGGGTTGAAAATCTCGTTGGCGGACGGATTTTTCTGCGTCTTTTTTGGTTGACTGAGAAAGAGAAAACTGCCAATTAAATGGGCTCTACGTATTTGTTCCCAGAGCATTCATTGGATTTTGTAGTTGAAAAAACGGCACGCTGAAGTTGAGGAGAGAAACATGGAAAATGAGTTCCATTGGAGTGGTTGATTTGAAGCCACTCTCTATTATACTGTGGAAAATCGTGGTCGTTAATGGACCTTACTGGTTACAGAAGCCTAAAGTAGAATTGCGAAGCATTACAGAAGATACGCTCACGAGCattgtgttaaaaaaaaaactggtcaCTTACATCCAGGGGCTTGCGCAAGTAGATCCATCCTGATTCCGGTTGAATATCAAAGTAATCCAAATGAGATGGATCGAAAGGAGCAGTCAAACTATACCTGATCGCTCCATTATTATCCGCATCTTCATCCGAGGCAGACACACGCAGGATGTTCGTGCCGATATTCGTATCTTGCTTGACATTCTCAATGTATTTCTGGGAATTAACAACAAAAGCACCTCCACGTGATTATAAATTCACCACCAAGAGCGTGGAACGTCTGACATGCCCTACCTGACGATCGAACAAAGGGGGGTTGTCGTTGACGTCCGTGATCTCGACAGTGAAGGAGCACACGCCCTCCAGCGAGGGCTCGCCCGAGTCCGTGGCCTTCACTGTGACACTCACGAATTTGCCGTCGTCGCCCTCACGGTCAAAGACCTTATTGGTGAACAGCTCTCCGGTTTCCTCGTCCACGTTGAACTTGGTGCCTTTTTGATTGGGTTGTTGCACAATTGAGTACCTCACTTGGCCATTCACGCCCTTATCTTGATCTACTGCGTGCACTTTGATGACGGGACTGCCATTGGGCGCCCCCTCTTCGATTTTGGGCCCATAGGACTGGCAATCTTGAAACACGGGCTTGTTGTCATTCACATCCGTAAtgaacaccaccaccacggcCGTGGCCGTGTGAATGACGGGTGGGGTGATCGAGGGTTTGCTCTGATCTATGCAGCACTTCCCGTCATCCATGGCGGTCACGTTGAGCTCGTACTTGTCACGATCCAGGGTAATTGGTCCGGAGACCAAACGAATCACACCCgtgttcttttcaattttgaacagTCCCGATTGAGTGGTACCGCCCACGAACCCGAATGTGACACCATCTCCGTCCTTATCAGAGGCCACCACCGTGGTCACCAGTGTATTGGGACCCGCATTCTCGTCTACATTAGGTGTGTACACTTGTTGGGAGAACTTGGGCTCTTCATCATTTCGGTTTTCGGTGTAAACCCTGACCGTTGCAGTTCCAGTCCTCGGGGGCTCTCCTTTGTCCTTGGATGTGACGATGAACTCGTAATAGGCATTATTACTGTCCGCATCCAAGCGCCGATTGTTGGAGATCACACCTTTGGAATTGACAGTGAAGTGATCGTCCGAGACGTAGTACTCGATATCGGCATTGCTGCCGGAATCTGCATCGGTGGCCTTGACTTTGAGAATGGACGATCCGATGGGGAGATCCTCGTCCACATTATGCGCCTGGTAATCGGGTAGCTCAAATTTGGGCGCGTTATCGTTCACATCGGACACTCGGATAGTTAACTAGAATGGATGGAGATGAGACATGGTTGAATGAAgaaatgcaatgcaaacaaaCAACGGTTTTGAGGTTAATTACCTCGACGGAGGTCGAAAAGCCTCCCGAGTCTTCGGTGGCAGTGACTTCCAATTGATAGATGTGAGGTTGGCGAAGATCTTCAAAATCGAGatccttggccaatttcacGATCCCAGACGAGGGTCCAATATTAAAGGTTCCCGCTCCCTGACCCTTGGCCTTCAGAGTGTATCGAATCTCTCGGTCAGCGAATGACTTGGCCTTGACAGAAATGATATCTGAATCCTTCTTTTGACTCTCGGGAATCTCGGCCTCGTACGATGGCATGTAGAACTGAGGGTATCGTTTTCCTCCCACAATGGAAAGGCGTTCCTCGGGAGTGGATTGAAACTTTCGACCCGTTCGGCCATTCTGGTCTTCGGCCTTTACATACAACACATATTCCGTGTCCAACTGAAACTCCTCTGTTCCACGAGTTCGGACCACTCCAGAGCGTTCATCCACCTCAAATCGTCCCGCagctttgaaaaaagaatcaatctCATTAGCAAATAGAGAGGAGACAAAACTACAcgctgaacaaaaaaaaaagcaacgtGATAGCACTTACTTCTGTCTCTGACCATGAAATAATGCAGATTATGGTCGGTATCCGGATCTTTGGCTTGCAGGGTGAAGACACGAGTATTGGGAGGGGCATTCAGTTTGACCACGGCTTGCATTGGCAAGGGCCGATTGATGAAATAAGGCGGCTCGTCGTTGATATCCTTAATGCGAATGATTACGCGTTGGTTGTCGTTgtctaaaaataaaaacacacCACGGGTCCAGAAGCTGCTGGGCAATGGCAAACTATGTTAATGATTAGTAGCACTTACAAGAGTTCGCCATGGCGTATCCTTAGGGTTGTTAGCAGGAAGGAGAAATGCGATAGAATGCggttactgttgttgttggtttttaGTACACCTCTATTTCGAATATGAGGCATTCAAAGCCATGCTTACCTGATGAAGTTCCGCTATTGCTGATGATCACCCAAAAGTCAACGGTCTTTTCTCTTCCCAATTCCTCGTAGTCCCACTTCTTCTTGACCCGAACGGATCCATTGGGCTCCACAGTGACCCAGGGATTTTCGTCTCGAATTCGAAAGGTCTCATGTTCAGATTCCTTTTCCAGCTGGAACACAATCTTACCCTCGGGTTCACCGTCGGCTTCGGTGAATTCAATCCGTTTGGTGGGTCGCACTGCACGGGTTGTCCTTCGTTTGACGCGAAATAATTCGGGCAAGACCAGCGAGTCCATGGGGAACAATGATTGGTCGATAAAGTTCACTTGGATCTTGGCCTTGTCCGAAGGCCGCCGGCAATCTTGAGCCCACACAGCCAAACTGGAGCGGTTGAATCCGTCCAAAGCGATGATCTCGCCCGTTTGAGGTACAATCACTAACGTATTATCGGGT
This window harbors:
- the LOC131884979 gene encoding neural-cadherin-like isoform X7; translation: MMRLILTLCVSALCGGVVVASPPPLQKQRRVVITEHTPPGASLGVFPEGVSSIEPPLTWAFVANGREIVLKPGVPVSPEPWLGFQFHVQTEHGGSRIWDPVWLNRTAAPQLHRRDYQAQVRENCPLCPIHFLGPRIEVCGGHAQSRRGLGARIDPQNGLPGFEATVEDVGSCALVSVRTHEPWDYETHRTAQLDLLVHDLADPSIVIDQARIELAILNVNDNDPTFPNATLNLIYDSSRAGKQILGRVRAHDKDGDSLRYFKQEPDNTLVIVPQTGEIIALDGFNRSSLAVWAQDCRRPSDKAKIQVNFIDQSLFPMDSLVLPELFRVKRRTTRAVRPTKRIEFTEADGEPEGKIVFQLEKESEHETFRIRDENPWVTVEPNGSVRVKKKWDYEELGREKTVDFWVIISNSGTSSGYAMANSYNDNQRVIIRIKDINDEPPYFINRPLPMQAVVKLNAPPNTRVFTLQAKDPDTDHNLHYFMVRDRTAGRFEVDERSGVVRTRGTEEFQLDTEYVLYVKAEDQNGRTGRKFQSTPEERLSIVGGKRYPQFYMPSYEAEIPESQKKDSDIISVKAKSFADREIRYTLKAKGQGAGTFNIGPSSGIVKLAKDLDFEDLRQPHIYQLEVTATEDSGGFSTSVELTIRVSDVNDNAPKFELPDYQAHNVDEDLPIGSSILKVKATDADSGSNADIEYYVSDDHFTVNSKGVISNNRRLDADSNNAYYEFIVTSKDKGEPPRTGTATVRVYTENRNDEEPKFSQQVYTPNVDENAGPNTLVTTVVASDKDGDGVTFGFVGGTTQSGLFKIEKNTGVIRLVSGPITLDRDKYELNVTAMDDGKCCIDQSKPSITPPVIHTATAVVVVFITDVNDNKPVFQDCQSYGPKIEEGAPNGSPVIKVHAVDQDKGVNGQVRYSIVQQPNQKGTKFNVDEETGELFTNKVFDREGDDGKFVSVTVKATDSGEPSLEGVCSFTVEITDVNDNPPLFDRQKYIENVKQDTNIGTNILRVSASDEDADNNGAIRYSLTAPFDPSHLDYFDIQPESGWIYLRKPLDKPELKVRVTATDNGTPVQLEAVVDVELVVVDRNNKPPIWDQQIYGPVYVKENAPQGEVVISVRASSGIEDNPTVFYQLIRGSTDQTNKYDTFYLQHRQENGWTYADVKVNQPLDYERIKEYNLTIRVENNGAQQLASEATIVIILEDVNDEIPLFREREQERVLEGEPIGTIVTTVNAIDRDGTFPNNQVYYYISEKSEGQNYFKINSQTGEISTKAVFDRERQGAYALEIEARDGAPSARPNAAGQPNSVTKFMRIGISDKNDNPPYFDKSLYEAEVDENEDIQHTVLTVTANDKDESSKIRYEITRGNFGGAFAVKNMTGAIYVAGPLDYETRKRYELRLVASDNLNENYTTIVIHVNDVNDNPPVFDRPTYETQITEEDDRNLPKRVLQVTASDGEKDREHNIVYFLTGQGIDADQPDLSKFDINRTSGEIFVLKPLDRDEPNGRPQWRFTVFAQDDGGNGLVGYADVQVNLKDINDNAPLFPQGVYYGNVTENGTAGMMVMTMTAVDYDDIEEGTNAKLKYSIEKNVIDENTGTPIFEIEEETGVIKTAVCCLDREKTPDYSIQVVAMDGGGLKGTGTASIRVKDINDMPPSFTKDEWVTEVDETEGNVLPDAPILTVTVHDEDESNKFHYKVIESSGFGADKFTMVRNNDGTGSLKVVQPLDYEDQLQRQGFRFRIQVNDKGEDNDNDKYHVAYSWVVVKLRDINDNKPIFEKSNIETFVRENSKVGKTLERFRASDPDQGGHSQVRYQIDRSSDRRRQFSISTDGTVAIQRELDRETLPSHQIKILAIDDGDPPKTATATLTVIVEDINDNAPRFLKNYRPVLPEHSPPRKVVEILATDDDDRSKGNGPSFTFRMDPNALDSIRASFKVEHDPKGANGDGMAVVSSLRSFDREQQKEFLVPIVIKDSGSPSMSGTSTLTVVIGDSNDNKMQPGSKEIMVYNYMGEAPASEIGRVYVYDRDDWDLPDKTFSWYHDQPQYPYFSLHKENGGITMKSGTPEGRYFLQFRVYDRKHTQTDVPANVTVIVKQISHEAIVNSGSFRMVGVTAEDFVRIWSYTNETVVKSKMQLFKEKFADVLPDKVPLENIDVFSVMLHGTRPKTTDVRFSVHNSPYYKPVKLNGILLRHRETFERELGINITMVGIDECLYENENCDGSCTNVLDINPIPYTVNANKTSLVGVHVEVIPECICGARTFDKPESCLTHVCYNGGRCLEGRWGIRCQCPRGYEGPRCQQTTRTFWGKGWAWYPPLELCEDSHLSVEFLTRKPNGVLLYNGPIVPPESDEMLISDFISIELVEGQPRLLIDFGSGTLELRIATKNGNGLEDGQWHRLDVFWSKEEVRMVVDFCRSAVVMEHEDGTPTEFDDSSCQVKGHIPPFNEYLNVNTPLQIGGMAAEQFDPMKYKWSHTPLGKPFDGCIRNIIHNSKLYDLADPGLFRYSKPGCLPVEEACNANFPGPRCGEHGRCVGSLRQPTCECNAGWTGQDCSHETMPSTFDPQSYVKYALSFEPDRFTTEIQLRFRTREEHGELFRVSDQHNREYGILEIQESKLRFRYNLNSLRTEEKEIWLSAIYVDDGQWHTAKVARYGSAAILTVDGGEGRRYNDSFTFDGHQMMTVDKQEGVYAGGKAEYTGVRTFEVYSDYSKGCMDDIRLEGKHLPLPPALNGTQWGQATMARNLQRNCPSNNPCANVICPNPFVCVDLWMEYECSCPRGQRVTPDGKSCVDRNECLDNPCHNGGQCVNRDTIERYTCLCPSGFSGNNCELMQEEQILRLSMGALAIILICLLSILNAPRECSLPRENTAVYGLDVWIVKSVRIRTSTAFVPMRVLVPKQFSWATAASLSSFLFPLSHFSS